The Comamonas sp. lk genome contains the following window.
CCAGCCCGCCCCCTGTCGCAGTGCATAGCGCCAGGGGGTTTGTTGTCAGTGCACTTCGGGCAAAACTGACCTGACCCAAAACCTTCTCGCCATCCGGTAAGCTCAGAGACGCCACTTGCTGATATTTTTCGTATGACACAAAACCTGTCCACCGCCGAACAAGCCCTGCGCGATGCGGCCCGCGAATACCACCGCAGCCCCGTCAAGGGCAAGATTTCCGTCACGCCCACCAAGCCTCTGTCCAACCAGCGCGATCTGTCGCTGGCCTACTCGCCCGGCGTGGCCTACCCCTGCCTGGATATCGAAGCCGATCCTTCCACCGCCTCCGAGTACACCGCACGCGGCAACTTGGTGGGCGTGATCACCAACGGCACCGCCGTGCTGGGCCTGGGCGATATCGGCCCTCTGGCCTCCAAGCCCGTGATGGAAGGCAAAGGCTGCCTGTTCAAGAAGTTTGCCGGCGTGGACGTGTTCGACATCGAACTGGCCGAGCGCGACCCCGATAAGCTCATCGACATCATTGCGGCCATGGAGCCCACCCTGGGCGGCATCAACCTTGAAGACATCAAGGCGCCAGAGTGCTTCTATATCGAGCAAGAGCTGTCCAAGCGCATGAACATTCCCGTGTTCCATGACGACCAGCACGGCACGGCCATCATCTCCAGCGCCGCCCTGTTGAACGGCCTGGAACTGGTGGGCAAGGAAATCGGCGCGGTGAAGGTCGCCGTCTCCGGCGCCGGCGCTGCCGCCATTGCCTGCGTGAACGTCATGGTGGGCCTGGGGATCAAGCGTGAAAACGTCTTCATGTGCGACTCCAAGGGCGTGATCTATGAAGGCCGCCCCGGCGGTCTGGACGCATCCAAGGCCCAGTACGCTCAAAAGACCGAAGCCCGCACACTGGCCGATGCCGTGGATGGCGCCGATGTCTTCCTGGGCTGCTCCGCCCCTGGCGTGCTGACGGCCGACATGGTCAAGACCATGGCCGACAAGCCAATCATCCTGGCCCTGGCCAACCCCGAGCCTGAAATCCGCCCCGAACTGGCCAAGGCCATTCGTCCGGATTGCATTATGGCCACCGGCCGCTCGGACTACCCCAACCAGGTCAACAACGTCCTGTGCTTCCCCTACATCTTCCGTGGTGCCCTCGATTGCGGCGCCACCAAGATCACCGAAGCCATGAAGCTGGCCTGCGTGCGCGAAATCGCCGCACTGGCCAAGCAAGACGTCAGCGATGAAGTCGCCGCCGCCTACCAGGGCAAGGAACTGACCTTCGGCCCCGACTACCTGATCCCCACGCCTTTCGATACGCGCCTGATTCTGCGTATCGCTCCTGCCGTGGCCCAGGCAGCCGCCGAATCCGGTGTGGCCACCCGCCCCATCGAAGACATCGCCGCCTACCGCGAAAGCCTGACTCGCTTCGTCTACCAGACCAGCATGTTCATGCGCCCCGTGTTTGCTGCCGCCAAGGCCAACCAGCAACGCGTGGCCTATGCCGAAGGTGAAGACGAGCGCGTGCTGCGCGCCGTGCAAGTGGCAGTGGACGACGGCCTGGCCAAGCCCATCCTGATCGGCCGTCCCGCCGTCATTGAAGCCCGCATTGCCAAGGCCGGTCTGCGCATCGTGCCCGGCAAGGACGTGGAAATCTGCAACCCAGAAGATGACCCACGCTTCCGCCAGTACTGGGAAACCTACCACAAGCTCATGGGCCGCGATGGCGTGACGCCCGAGGCTGCCAAGGCTGCCGTGCGCCGCTCCAACACCCTGATCGCCGCGCTGAT
Protein-coding sequences here:
- a CDS encoding NADP-dependent malic enzyme, encoding MTQNLSTAEQALRDAAREYHRSPVKGKISVTPTKPLSNQRDLSLAYSPGVAYPCLDIEADPSTASEYTARGNLVGVITNGTAVLGLGDIGPLASKPVMEGKGCLFKKFAGVDVFDIELAERDPDKLIDIIAAMEPTLGGINLEDIKAPECFYIEQELSKRMNIPVFHDDQHGTAIISSAALLNGLELVGKEIGAVKVAVSGAGAAAIACVNVMVGLGIKRENVFMCDSKGVIYEGRPGGLDASKAQYAQKTEARTLADAVDGADVFLGCSAPGVLTADMVKTMADKPIILALANPEPEIRPELAKAIRPDCIMATGRSDYPNQVNNVLCFPYIFRGALDCGATKITEAMKLACVREIAALAKQDVSDEVAAAYQGKELTFGPDYLIPTPFDTRLILRIAPAVAQAAAESGVATRPIEDIAAYRESLTRFVYQTSMFMRPVFAAAKANQQRVAYAEGEDERVLRAVQVAVDDGLAKPILIGRPAVIEARIAKAGLRIVPGKDVEICNPEDDPRFRQYWETYHKLMGRDGVTPEAAKAAVRRSNTLIAALMVHLGDADAMLCGLVGRFDSHLMHLQDVLGLKQGANEFATVNAVMLESGTLFIADTYINEDPTAEELAEIAKMAADEVARFGLPPKVAFLSHSNYGSSTRGSARKMRAARDIFAAANPGIECDGEMHGDAALSPEVRNRSLLDSSLHGEANVLICPNLDAANILFNVLKTTGGHGTTIGPILMGGAASAHVLTPSSTVRRVVNMTALAAAQAITLRA